From Ipomoea triloba cultivar NCNSP0323 chromosome 5, ASM357664v1, the proteins below share one genomic window:
- the LOC116018965 gene encoding uncharacterized protein LOC116018965 — protein sequence MALETWLIKVKKTIARATAPHHHAAKPSVMVKKSAQVGVLAFEISGLMAKLLHLWQSLSDKNVTRLRGECLALEGVRKIVSNDDVFLLGLACAELVENLRVVAKSVTRISRKCDDPKLRSLDRSLNEFANSGKDPHGMVLGWKEMEAKIKKMDRYVSSTALLHKQMDELSGLEKKAAQAEGLESSAREKRLGDLHQKIQWQKQQIKYLKEKSLWSRTFDTVTLLLARSIFTILARTKIVFGINNSTLPYPSTLPRSLSASATVHPSENPPPPFVSGPLLQEPPNKFFRSNSDMLKPPATTLGAAALALHYANLIIVMEKMIRSPQLVGVDARDDLYSMLPNSIRSALRARLKGVGFSATDPALAGEWRDALQKILGWLSPLAHNMIKWQSERSFEHQNLLPKTNVLLLQTLFFANQEKTEAAITELLVGLNYIWRFEREMNAKALFECTNFNTFLNLQEFK from the coding sequence ATGGCTCTAGAAACTTGGCTCATCAAAGTAAAGAAGACCATAGCGCGTGCCACGGCGCCCCACCATCACGCCGCGAAGCCGAGCGTGATGGTCAAGAAATCCGCGCAGGTCGGCGTTTTGGCCTTCGAGATCTCCGGCCTCATGGCCAAGCTCCTCCACTTGTGGCAGTCCTTGTCGGACAAGAACGTGACGCGCCTCCGCGGCGAGTGTTTGGCATTGGAGGGCGTCCGGAAGATCGTGTCCAACGACGACGTTTTCCTCCTCGGCCTGGCCTGCGCGGAATTGGTGGAGAATCTCCGGGTGGTGGCGAAATCCGTGACGAGAATTAGCCGGAAATGCGACGACCCGAAGCTCCGGTCCTTGGACCGGAGCTTGAACGAGTTTGCGAACTCCGGGAAGGACCCGCACGGGATGGTTTTGGGTTGGAAAGAAATGGAGGCAAAGATTAAGAAGATGGACCGCTACGTGAGCTCAACAGCTCTGCTTCATAAGCAAATGGACGAGCTTTCCGGCCTGGAAAAGAAGGCCGCGCAGGCCGAGGGCCTGGAGAGCTCGGCCAGAGAAAAACGGCTCGGCGATCTCCACCAAAAGATCCAATGGCAGAAACAACAAATCAAATACCTCAAAGAGAAATCCCTCTGGTCTAGAACCTTCGACACCGTCACATTATTACTCGCCCGGTCCATTTTCACTATATTAGCGAGAACCAAGATTGTTTTTGGAATCAATAATTCCACCCTCCCCTACCCATCCACGCTCCCCCGGAGCCTCTCCGCCTCCGCCACGGTCCACCCGTCGGAAAATCCGCCGCCGCCGTTCGTCTCCGGGCCGCTACTCCAAGAACCGCCGAATAAATTCTTCCGGTCGAATTCCGACATGCTAAAACCCCCGGCCACCACGCTCGGCGCGGCGGCGCTGGCTCTACACTACGCCAATCTTATAATCGTGATGGAAAAGATGATCCGATCGCCCCAGCTCGTCGGAGTCGACGCCCGGGACGATTTATACTCAATGTTACCCAACAGTATCCGGTCGGCGCTCCGGGCGAGGCTAAAAGGGGTGGGATTCTCCGCCACCGATCCGGCGCTGGCCGGCGAGTGGCGAGACGCGCTGCAGAAGATATTGGGATGGCTTTCGCCATTGGCTCACAACATGATCAAATGGCAGAGCGAGAGGAGCTTCGAGCACCAAAACCTCTTGCCCAAAACCAACGTTCTCTTGCTCCAAACCTTATTTTTTGCTAATCAGGAGAAGACCGAAGCCGCCATTACCGAGCTTCTCGTCGGCCTCAATTACATCTGGAGATTTGAAAGGGAGATGAATGCTAAAGCCctattcgaatgcacaaacttCAACACCTTCTTGAATTTGCAAGAATTCAAATAA